A stretch of the Modestobacter marinus genome encodes the following:
- a CDS encoding DUF1353 domain-containing protein: MPATVPFDSLALTVRRVSDTSWEVLAPLVYRGERDTFVVPPGFRTDFASVPRVVVWLFPRSGRYTPAAVLHDWLTDVAVPGGVVSARDADGVFRRVMRELGVPPLRRWLMWTGVRWGALGNPVRLAGWWRDAPRVLALSVVAAPIVVPPAAVVAVALVVYRAAESVVVSVVGGRGPGPEPDVWR; this comes from the coding sequence ATGCCAGCGACCGTGCCCTTCGACTCCCTCGCCCTCACCGTCCGCCGGGTCAGCGACACGTCCTGGGAGGTGCTGGCGCCGCTGGTCTACCGCGGCGAGCGGGACACCTTCGTCGTCCCGCCCGGCTTCCGGACCGACTTCGCCTCGGTGCCCCGCGTCGTGGTGTGGCTCTTCCCACGTTCGGGCCGCTACACCCCGGCCGCCGTCCTGCACGACTGGCTGACCGACGTCGCCGTCCCCGGCGGGGTGGTCTCCGCCCGGGACGCCGACGGGGTCTTCCGGCGGGTCATGCGCGAGCTCGGGGTGCCGCCGTTGCGGCGCTGGCTGATGTGGACCGGCGTCCGCTGGGGCGCCCTCGGCAACCCGGTGCGCCTGGCCGGCTGGTGGCGGGACGCCCCGCGGGTGCTGGCCCTCTCGGTGGTGGCCGCGCCGATCGTCGTCCCGCCCGCGGCGGTGGTCGCGGTCGCCCTGGTGGTCTACCGGGCCGCCGAGTCGGTGGTCGTCTCGGTGGTCGGCGGCCGTGGCCCGGGACCCGAGCCCGACGTGTGGCGGTGA
- a CDS encoding alpha/beta hydrolase, producing the protein MNSSGASAEVVQARRPDRETAAGSTARTAGPGTAGAARVERWGALSLPGSWGALVLACLSFTPSLLPRSGVTQGVAAGISAALGYGLGVLAAAVWRGLADRDRRRPRRRSWQVFAGTAVVLLTASSVLGLRWQGDLRALMGVDGEPPWRALLALPVGLVVLAVLLGLARLVRGAARAVARWASRWVGARAARTLGGLVVAGLLVFAVLGSPGEALRASLHGSFALADGTTPAGVEQPTSGLRSGGPGSLIAWDTLGREGRIVVAGGPSAEEIAAFTGTAAEEPIRVYAGVATAEDVVDRAQIAVDDLARAGGFQRARLLVATTTGSGWLDAGALSAFEHIAGGDSALVSLQYSYVPSGISYLVDQSRARAAGRELFDAVYERWSALPPETRPQLYVFGESLGSFGAEAAFSGEADLRNRVSGALFVGAPNFNALHTEFRDHRDPGSREVEPVFRGGRTVRFSTDVGAGAPPAGVPWDGARVLFLQHPSDPIVWWSPSLLSSRPDWLAEPRGRDVLDEMTWLPLVTFWQVTLDMPFAVGVPEGHGHRYTNESVDAWALLLRPAGWTEERADELRALIRR; encoded by the coding sequence GTGAACTCCTCGGGGGCCTCTGCCGAGGTGGTGCAGGCGCGGCGGCCGGATCGGGAGACCGCGGCGGGCTCCACCGCACGCACCGCCGGTCCGGGCACGGCCGGGGCGGCGCGGGTCGAGCGGTGGGGCGCGCTGTCCCTCCCCGGGTCCTGGGGCGCCCTGGTCCTCGCCTGCCTGTCGTTCACCCCGTCGCTGCTGCCCCGGAGCGGGGTGACGCAGGGCGTGGCGGCCGGGATCAGCGCCGCGCTCGGCTACGGCCTCGGCGTCCTCGCGGCAGCGGTCTGGCGCGGGCTGGCCGACCGGGACCGCCGCCGGCCGCGCCGCCGGTCGTGGCAGGTGTTCGCCGGTACGGCCGTCGTGCTGCTGACGGCGTCCTCCGTGCTCGGACTGCGCTGGCAGGGTGACCTCCGGGCCCTCATGGGCGTCGACGGCGAGCCGCCGTGGCGGGCGCTGCTGGCGCTCCCGGTCGGTCTGGTCGTGCTCGCCGTGCTGCTGGGCCTGGCCCGGCTGGTCCGCGGCGCTGCGCGGGCCGTTGCCCGGTGGGCGAGCCGCTGGGTCGGCGCCCGGGCGGCCCGGACCCTCGGCGGCCTGGTCGTCGCCGGTCTGCTGGTGTTCGCCGTGCTCGGATCGCCGGGAGAGGCGTTGCGCGCGAGCCTGCATGGCTCCTTCGCCCTGGCCGACGGGACGACGCCCGCCGGCGTCGAGCAGCCGACGAGCGGGCTGCGTTCGGGCGGGCCGGGATCGCTGATCGCCTGGGACACCCTCGGCCGGGAGGGCCGCATCGTCGTCGCCGGCGGCCCGTCGGCGGAGGAGATCGCCGCCTTCACCGGCACCGCCGCGGAGGAGCCGATCCGGGTCTACGCCGGCGTCGCGACCGCCGAGGACGTCGTCGACCGCGCGCAGATCGCCGTCGACGACCTGGCACGGGCCGGGGGCTTCCAGCGGGCCCGGCTGCTGGTCGCGACCACCACCGGCAGCGGCTGGCTCGACGCCGGGGCCCTGTCGGCCTTCGAGCACATCGCCGGTGGTGACTCCGCGCTGGTGTCCCTGCAGTACTCCTACGTCCCCTCCGGGATCTCCTACCTCGTCGACCAGTCCCGCGCCCGCGCGGCCGGGCGGGAGCTGTTCGACGCCGTCTACGAGCGCTGGTCCGCGCTGCCGCCGGAGACGCGGCCGCAGCTGTACGTGTTCGGTGAGAGCCTCGGCTCCTTCGGCGCCGAGGCGGCCTTCAGCGGCGAGGCGGACCTGCGCAACCGCGTCTCGGGGGCGCTGTTCGTGGGCGCGCCCAACTTCAACGCGCTGCACACGGAGTTCCGCGACCACCGCGACCCCGGCAGCCGCGAGGTGGAGCCGGTGTTCCGCGGCGGGCGGACGGTGCGCTTCAGCACCGACGTCGGCGCCGGCGCTCCCCCGGCCGGCGTCCCGTGGGACGGCGCCCGCGTGCTGTTCCTGCAGCACCCCTCGGACCCGATCGTCTGGTGGAGCCCGTCGCTGCTGTCCTCCCGGCCCGACTGGCTGGCCGAGCCCCGCGGGCGCGACGTCCTCGACGAGATGACCTGGCTGCCGCTGGTCACCTTCTGGCAGGTCACGCTGGACATGCCGTTCGCGGTCGGCGTGCCCGAGGGCCACGGGCACCGCTACACCAACGAGTCGGTGGACGCCTGGGCGCTGCTGCTGCGCCCCGCGGGCTGGACGGAGGAGCGTGCCGACGAACTGCGGGCGCTCATCCGGCGGTGA
- a CDS encoding DUF6325 family protein: MSAPSTTMGPVEWIAIAFPGPRLADALAPALAELVRSGTVRLLDALVVHTSVDGAVTVSELEDEDGPAFEAVDGEVLELINDDDMAAVAAGLEPDTTTLVLVWEDRWAATFGEQVAGMHGVLLAHDRLPHADVERALGAALTDEVPA, encoded by the coding sequence ATGTCCGCACCGTCCACGACGATGGGTCCGGTCGAGTGGATCGCCATCGCCTTCCCCGGTCCGCGACTGGCCGACGCGCTCGCGCCCGCACTGGCCGAGCTCGTCCGCTCGGGCACGGTCCGGCTCCTCGACGCGCTCGTCGTCCACACGTCCGTCGACGGCGCCGTCACGGTCAGCGAGCTGGAGGACGAGGACGGGCCCGCGTTCGAGGCGGTCGACGGGGAGGTCCTCGAGCTGATCAACGACGACGACATGGCGGCGGTGGCCGCCGGGCTCGAGCCGGACACCACGACGCTGGTCCTGGTGTGGGAGGACCGCTGGGCCGCCACCTTCGGCGAGCAGGTCGCCGGGATGCACGGCGTCCTCCTCGCACACGACCGCCTGCCGCACGCCGACGTCGAGCGTGCCCTGGGCGCGGCGCTGACCGACGAGGTGCCGGCATGA
- a CDS encoding SHOCT domain-containing protein: MRGRAGRGRRGPGLLGTAARTAVIAGTASSVAGRVSASQDAAARQRHEAEQAQAQVEAWQRQQDVDARVADAVARTGPAAGSAPGAQGAQLDVDELYTRLMKLGELKQAGLLDDEEFGRQKARLLGG, translated from the coding sequence ATGAGGGGCCGGGCCGGTCGCGGCCGCCGCGGTCCCGGGCTGCTCGGCACCGCGGCACGCACGGCCGTCATCGCCGGGACGGCCAGCAGCGTGGCGGGACGGGTCTCGGCATCGCAGGACGCCGCGGCCCGGCAGCGACACGAGGCGGAGCAGGCGCAGGCCCAGGTCGAGGCGTGGCAGCGGCAACAGGACGTCGACGCCCGGGTCGCGGACGCCGTCGCACGGACCGGGCCGGCGGCCGGCTCCGCACCGGGCGCCCAGGGAGCGCAGCTGGACGTCGACGAGCTGTACACCCGGCTGATGAAGCTGGGCGAGCTGAAGCAGGCCGGTTTGCTCGACGACGAGGAGTTCGGCCGGCAGAAGGCCAGGCTCCTCGGCGGCTAG
- a CDS encoding CPBP family intramembrane glutamic endopeptidase yields MTWWGRLPFATVLVLVLLLWNNVLITLVPGGTAGRVGGNVAAAGVLVAAARATGSSWADLGLARRDAPAGLRWGGAAFVLVAAGYAAAFALPATRPLLADARVADLQAAEIAGDVLVRIPLGTVLWEEVAFRGVLLAVLTRVLSVRAASVVAAVVFGLWHVRPTMSGLDANGLADGPLATAVAVALVCAGTAVAGLLFTWLRLRSGSLLAPALLHLATNTLGTLAAVVAHRLT; encoded by the coding sequence GTGACGTGGTGGGGGCGCCTGCCGTTCGCCACCGTGCTGGTCCTGGTGCTGCTGCTGTGGAACAACGTCCTCATCACGCTGGTGCCCGGCGGGACGGCCGGGCGCGTCGGGGGGAACGTCGCCGCGGCCGGGGTGCTGGTGGCCGCCGCGCGCGCGACCGGCTCCTCGTGGGCCGACCTCGGGCTGGCCCGTCGCGACGCACCTGCGGGCCTGCGCTGGGGCGGCGCCGCCTTCGTCCTCGTCGCCGCCGGCTACGCGGCTGCTTTCGCCCTCCCGGCCACCAGGCCGCTGCTCGCCGACGCCCGCGTCGCCGACCTGCAGGCGGCCGAGATCGCCGGGGACGTGCTCGTGCGCATCCCGCTGGGGACCGTGCTCTGGGAGGAGGTCGCCTTCCGCGGCGTCCTGCTGGCGGTCCTGACCCGGGTCCTGTCCGTGCGGGCCGCCAGCGTCGTCGCGGCCGTCGTCTTCGGGCTGTGGCACGTCCGGCCCACGATGAGCGGCCTGGATGCCAACGGCCTGGCCGACGGGCCGCTCGCGACGGCCGTGGCGGTCGCCCTGGTGTGCGCGGGCACCGCGGTCGCCGGCCTGCTCTTCACGTGGCTGCGGCTGCGCAGCGGCAGCCTGCTGGCCCCGGCGCTGCTCCACCTGGCGACGAACACGCTGGGCACGCTGGCCGCGGTCGTCGCCCACCGGCTCACCTGA
- a CDS encoding nitroreductase/quinone reductase family protein, whose amino-acid sequence MPTRVAVTGGPRRVLSPLLRVGGVRLARRVRAEVSTHLARGPGRWPPSADRRGPVLVAPDVHVVTLGSGTPASTVHLVGSGGSWVLVDAGWAGDAGEIRRAAESLFGSGARPSAILLTHVHPDHSGAAGDLARAWRVPVYVHPDELPMAAGRYLAEFDMPLDHWVVLPVMRLLPARTRSRIEAAGDITDVTRPLPPAGVVPGAPDWEWIAAPGHTAGSVAFLRRDDGVLISGDALVTVDLDSASGLLGGRHGLAGPPWYTTWDRQAARRSVAALAALAPRVLLPGHGYPLTAGTAEALRSFACEELDHRPRRDRVLVPVGNPGAGRYRPPPRLYARLQWLGHVLTALGLSPGYVVTLEVPGRRSGVIRRTNLVQARHHGQGYLVSLTGESEWVRNARAAGNQVVLARRGRRRTVTLVEVPLAERAPVIRSYVLRAGRRHDSAAVTREARAFFGVGPDLAVDELATVADRFPVFRVVPGPGDGGRDRASGRRVGVPRRSRGAVR is encoded by the coding sequence GTGCCGACGCGGGTGGCCGTCACCGGCGGACCCCGGCGGGTCCTGAGCCCGCTGCTACGCGTCGGCGGCGTCCGGCTGGCGCGCCGGGTCCGGGCGGAGGTCAGCACCCACCTGGCGCGCGGCCCGGGCCGCTGGCCCCCGTCGGCCGACCGACGGGGGCCCGTCCTGGTCGCTCCCGACGTGCACGTCGTCACGCTGGGCAGCGGGACCCCGGCCTCGACCGTCCACCTGGTCGGCTCCGGCGGGTCGTGGGTCCTCGTCGACGCGGGGTGGGCTGGTGACGCCGGCGAGATCCGGCGGGCGGCCGAGTCGCTGTTCGGCTCCGGCGCGCGCCCGAGCGCCATCCTGCTCACCCACGTCCACCCCGACCACTCCGGCGCGGCCGGTGACCTCGCTCGCGCGTGGCGGGTGCCGGTGTACGTCCACCCGGACGAGCTGCCGATGGCCGCCGGGCGCTACCTCGCCGAGTTCGACATGCCCCTGGACCACTGGGTCGTGCTGCCGGTCATGCGCCTGCTGCCGGCCAGGACCCGGTCCCGCATCGAGGCGGCCGGGGACATCACCGACGTCACCCGGCCCCTCCCGCCAGCGGGTGTGGTGCCGGGGGCGCCTGACTGGGAGTGGATCGCCGCACCCGGGCACACGGCGGGCTCCGTCGCGTTCCTGCGCCGCGACGACGGCGTGCTGATCAGCGGCGACGCGCTGGTGACCGTGGACCTCGACTCGGCGTCGGGGCTGCTCGGTGGCCGGCACGGGCTCGCCGGACCGCCCTGGTACACCACCTGGGACCGGCAGGCGGCGCGGCGGTCGGTCGCGGCGCTGGCCGCGCTGGCACCCCGGGTGCTGCTGCCGGGGCACGGGTACCCGCTGACGGCCGGAACGGCGGAGGCGCTGCGCTCCTTCGCCTGCGAGGAGCTCGATCACCGTCCGCGTCGCGACCGCGTCCTCGTGCCGGTGGGCAACCCCGGGGCGGGGCGGTACCGGCCGCCGCCCCGGCTCTACGCCCGGCTGCAGTGGCTGGGACACGTCCTGACCGCCCTGGGGCTCAGCCCCGGCTACGTGGTCACGCTCGAGGTGCCCGGCCGCCGCAGCGGGGTGATCCGGCGGACCAACCTGGTGCAGGCCCGGCACCACGGGCAGGGCTACCTGGTGTCGCTCACCGGCGAGTCGGAGTGGGTGCGCAACGCCCGCGCGGCCGGCAACCAGGTCGTGCTGGCCCGCCGCGGTCGCCGCCGGACCGTGACCCTGGTCGAGGTGCCCCTCGCCGAGCGCGCCCCGGTGATCCGCTCCTACGTGCTGCGGGCCGGCCGGCGCCACGACTCGGCCGCCGTGACCCGGGAGGCGCGTGCCTTCTTCGGCGTGGGCCCAGACCTCGCCGTCGACGAGCTCGCCACCGTGGCCGACCGGTTCCCGGTCTTCCGCGTGGTCCCGGGCCCCGGCGACGGCGGGCGGGACCGGGCCTCCGGCCGGCGGGTGGGTGTGCCGCGGCGGTCCCGGGGCGCCGTCCGGTGA
- a CDS encoding haloacid dehalogenase type II, giving the protein MTTSPSVIVFDVNETLSDMSPMAGRFTDVGAPAHLAKQWFASLLRDGFALTAVGASRPFAEIGADALRTVLQGIDLDRDLDEAVDHVLAGFGSLPVHPDVPDGIRALRDEGRRLVTLTNGSTAVSERLLTSAGVRDRFEALLSVEDAGIWKPARGAYEYAARTCGTEPADMLLVAVHPWDIDGAARAGLRTAWIDRAGTPYPQAFTPPTIRATGLTDLVPQLA; this is encoded by the coding sequence GTGACCACCTCGCCGTCCGTCATCGTCTTCGACGTCAACGAGACCCTGTCGGACATGAGCCCGATGGCCGGGCGGTTCACCGACGTGGGCGCACCCGCCCACCTCGCGAAGCAGTGGTTCGCCTCGCTGCTGCGCGACGGCTTCGCGCTGACCGCCGTCGGCGCCTCCCGGCCCTTCGCCGAGATCGGCGCCGATGCCCTCCGCACGGTGCTGCAGGGGATCGACCTCGACCGTGACCTCGACGAGGCCGTCGACCACGTGCTGGCGGGCTTCGGGTCACTGCCCGTCCATCCTGACGTGCCCGACGGGATCCGTGCCCTCCGGGACGAGGGCCGGCGCCTGGTCACCCTCACCAACGGCTCGACCGCGGTCTCGGAGCGCCTGCTCACCAGCGCCGGCGTCCGCGACCGGTTCGAGGCGCTGCTCTCGGTCGAGGACGCCGGGATCTGGAAGCCGGCCCGCGGCGCCTACGAGTACGCGGCGCGGACGTGCGGGACCGAACCGGCCGACATGTTGCTCGTCGCCGTCCACCCGTGGGACATCGACGGCGCCGCCCGCGCCGGGCTGCGAACCGCGTGGATCGACCGCGCCGGCACGCCGTACCCGCAGGCGTTCACCCCGCCCACGATCCGGGCCACCGGGCTGACCGATCTCGTCCCGCAGCTGGCGTGA
- a CDS encoding alpha/beta fold hydrolase — MHLQEDLLDGEPIRWLEHGAGPPVVLVHGIPTSPRLWRHVMPLVDGRSLALELAGYGSSIPDGEGRDLGLAAQADRLLRWLDLVGVESAVLVGHDLGGGVAQIAAVREPSRFSGIVLTNAVCYDSWPIPSVKAMQRGAPVLRYLPELALYPSFVQLIHRGHDDRARALESIGVHWQHYVSHGAARSLMRQVAALDVADTLAVADRLPSLGLPARVVWGDVDQFQKVEYGRRLAADLGTTLRPIPGGKHFTPEDHPEVVAAAVNDLLVPSPEDDRAH; from the coding sequence ATGCACCTGCAGGAGGACCTCCTGGACGGCGAGCCGATCCGCTGGCTGGAGCACGGTGCCGGACCGCCCGTCGTCCTCGTCCACGGGATCCCGACCTCGCCGCGGCTGTGGCGCCACGTCATGCCGCTGGTCGACGGCCGTTCGCTGGCGCTGGAGCTGGCCGGGTACGGCAGCTCCATCCCCGACGGTGAGGGCCGGGACCTCGGGCTGGCCGCCCAGGCCGATCGGCTGCTGCGCTGGCTGGACCTGGTGGGCGTGGAGTCGGCGGTCCTCGTGGGCCACGACCTCGGCGGCGGGGTGGCCCAGATCGCGGCCGTCCGGGAGCCCAGCAGGTTCTCGGGCATCGTGCTCACCAACGCCGTCTGCTACGACTCCTGGCCCATCCCCAGCGTCAAGGCCATGCAGCGCGGCGCACCGGTCCTGCGGTACCTGCCGGAGCTGGCCCTCTACCCCTCCTTCGTCCAGCTGATCCACCGCGGTCACGACGACCGCGCCCGGGCGCTGGAGTCCATCGGGGTGCACTGGCAGCACTACGTCTCCCATGGCGCCGCCCGCAGCCTGATGCGCCAGGTCGCCGCGCTCGACGTCGCCGACACCCTCGCCGTCGCCGACCGGCTGCCCTCACTCGGCCTGCCGGCCCGCGTAGTGTGGGGTGACGTCGACCAGTTCCAGAAGGTCGAGTACGGACGCCGCCTCGCCGCCGACCTCGGCACGACCCTGCGGCCGATCCCGGGCGGCAAGCACTTCACCCCCGAGGACCACCCGGAGGTCGTCGCGGCTGCCGTGAACGACCTGCTCGTCCCGTCGCCGGAGGACGACCGTGCCCACTGA
- a CDS encoding vitamin K epoxide reductase family protein, producing MSDDLRRGAGDFLEQRRRVAGLTSLASAALGVVGLYQFGVLRRVPELPLPFLGADAVDAAGEAYQELRTPDAALGLLSAGVTLVLAGMGDRNRARTMPWVPLALAAKTAADAGGGLYLFAEQVTKHRKVCSWCTVAAVAQVATLPFALPEARAALRRLRGRS from the coding sequence GTGAGTGACGACCTGCGCCGCGGCGCCGGCGACTTCCTGGAACAGCGTCGCCGGGTGGCCGGGCTGACCTCGCTGGCGTCGGCCGCGCTGGGCGTGGTGGGGCTCTACCAGTTCGGCGTGCTGCGCCGGGTCCCGGAGCTGCCCCTGCCCTTCCTGGGCGCCGATGCCGTGGACGCCGCCGGGGAGGCCTACCAGGAGCTGCGGACCCCGGACGCCGCCCTCGGGCTGCTCAGTGCCGGCGTCACTCTGGTCCTGGCCGGGATGGGCGACCGGAACCGGGCCCGGACGATGCCGTGGGTACCGCTGGCCCTGGCCGCGAAGACCGCCGCCGACGCCGGCGGCGGCCTCTACCTCTTCGCCGAGCAGGTCACCAAGCACCGCAAGGTCTGCTCCTGGTGCACCGTCGCCGCCGTGGCCCAGGTCGCCACCCTGCCGTTCGCACTCCCCGAGGCGCGGGCCGCCCTCCGCCGTCTGCGCGGCCGGTCGTGA
- a CDS encoding carboxymuconolactone decarboxylase family protein, with amino-acid sequence MTRIPVHTVADAPEGSRDPLKALEARFGKVLNIHGAMAHAPVVLQSYAALQDVIADHGTFDAATREAIALVVADVDECRYCQAAHTGGAKAAGLSTEQTVAIRAGSYDEDPKLAALLALVRESTGNVGTVEDTTWQAALDAGWSDVELTEVSVHIALNLFTNHFNHLVQTDLDLPPAPAL; translated from the coding sequence ATGACCCGCATCCCCGTCCACACCGTCGCCGACGCGCCCGAGGGCAGCCGCGACCCGCTCAAGGCGCTCGAGGCCCGGTTCGGGAAGGTGCTCAACATCCACGGGGCCATGGCCCACGCGCCGGTGGTCCTCCAGAGCTATGCGGCGCTGCAGGACGTCATCGCCGACCACGGCACCTTCGACGCCGCCACACGTGAGGCGATCGCGCTGGTCGTCGCGGACGTCGACGAGTGCCGCTACTGCCAGGCCGCCCACACCGGCGGTGCGAAGGCGGCAGGGCTGAGCACCGAACAGACGGTCGCCATCCGCGCCGGCTCCTATGACGAGGACCCGAAGCTCGCCGCGCTGCTCGCGCTGGTCCGCGAGTCGACCGGCAACGTCGGGACGGTCGAGGACACGACCTGGCAGGCGGCGCTGGACGCCGGCTGGAGCGACGTGGAGCTCACCGAGGTGTCCGTGCACATCGCGCTCAACCTCTTCACCAACCACTTCAACCACCTGGTGCAGACCGACCTGGACCTCCCGCCGGCTCCTGCGCTCTGA
- a CDS encoding discoidin domain-containing protein, giving the protein MTSRLLRLVLVPAAVVTVVAGCADPEAPAAADQVVLAAEEVFVEQPVVVPDPSGTSATVQVATSLDMACAVVFGRDESLGDGIATDADMAGGAHREHEAVMRGLEPDTEYSYRVQGSGADGRLYRSELMTFRTAPAPDVEVPGENVALGAEVVDVSSEFSEGFPASAAVDGNLGTEWSSAGDGDDASITLDLGRPVPIVGVALRSRSMSDGSSIVETFTVTVDDGETYGPFEAGTSGAVNATDVTGQVLRIDAVQTTGGNTGAAEIEVYAAP; this is encoded by the coding sequence GTGACCTCCCGGCTCCTGCGACTCGTGCTGGTCCCGGCCGCTGTGGTGACGGTCGTGGCCGGGTGCGCCGACCCGGAGGCTCCCGCGGCTGCCGACCAGGTCGTCCTCGCGGCGGAGGAGGTCTTCGTCGAGCAGCCGGTCGTGGTGCCCGATCCCTCGGGCACGTCCGCCACGGTGCAGGTCGCCACGAGCCTCGACATGGCCTGCGCCGTGGTGTTCGGCCGCGACGAGTCGCTGGGTGACGGGATCGCCACGGACGCCGACATGGCCGGTGGCGCCCATCGCGAGCACGAGGCGGTCATGCGCGGGCTGGAGCCCGACACCGAGTACTCCTACCGGGTGCAGGGGTCCGGCGCCGACGGTCGCCTGTACCGCAGCGAGCTCATGACCTTCCGGACCGCTCCCGCGCCAGACGTCGAGGTCCCGGGTGAGAACGTGGCGCTGGGGGCAGAGGTCGTCGACGTCAGCTCCGAGTTCTCCGAGGGCTTCCCGGCATCCGCTGCCGTGGACGGCAACCTGGGCACGGAGTGGTCCAGCGCCGGCGACGGGGACGACGCATCGATCACCCTCGACCTCGGCCGGCCGGTCCCGATCGTGGGCGTGGCACTGCGGAGCCGGTCGATGAGCGACGGGTCGTCGATCGTGGAGACCTTCACCGTGACCGTCGACGACGGCGAGACCTACGGACCCTTCGAGGCCGGCACCTCCGGCGCGGTCAACGCGACCGACGTCACGGGCCAGGTGCTGAGGATCGACGCCGTGCAGACCACCGGCGGCAACACCGGCGCCGCCGAGATCGAGGTCTACGCGGCCCCGTGA
- a CDS encoding Crp/Fnr family transcriptional regulator has translation MDLGRWTARLRADAAELTSQEMQIRDAAWIARCVGRGAAAPLGPEDVAALAGRITPAEFRRGEPVFGGGAGDRPGVWIVRSGHIELGVATPRGRVVVGVLRPGDVEGDLPLLLGLPVPYSARAVDDTVCLYLSPADFESLLGRHPAVSRRWLSSVAQRLATSHGRLISLLGRPLVAQVAGLLLDESDEGVVRLPQRTLAAMLGVARPSLNKVLKDLERRGLVVLGYGAIQLLDGDGLRRVSDA, from the coding sequence GTGGACCTCGGGCGGTGGACGGCGCGGCTCCGCGCTGACGCCGCGGAGCTGACCTCGCAGGAGATGCAGATCCGGGATGCCGCGTGGATCGCCCGGTGCGTGGGACGGGGCGCGGCAGCCCCGCTGGGCCCCGAGGACGTCGCCGCCCTCGCCGGGCGCATCACCCCCGCCGAGTTCCGGAGGGGAGAACCGGTCTTCGGTGGCGGGGCCGGTGACCGGCCCGGTGTGTGGATCGTCCGCAGCGGCCACATCGAGCTCGGCGTCGCGACCCCGCGAGGGAGGGTCGTCGTCGGGGTGCTGCGCCCCGGCGACGTCGAGGGAGACCTCCCGCTGCTGCTCGGCCTCCCGGTGCCGTACTCGGCGCGTGCGGTGGACGACACGGTGTGCCTCTACCTGTCGCCGGCCGACTTCGAGTCGCTGCTCGGCCGGCACCCGGCCGTGTCCCGGCGTTGGCTGTCCAGCGTGGCGCAGCGGCTGGCCACCAGCCACGGTCGGCTGATCTCGCTGCTCGGACGACCCCTGGTGGCCCAGGTCGCCGGCCTGCTGCTCGACGAGTCGGACGAGGGGGTGGTCCGGCTGCCGCAGCGCACACTCGCGGCGATGCTCGGTGTGGCCAGGCCCTCGCTCAACAAGGTGCTCAAGGACCTGGAGCGGCGGGGCCTGGTCGTCCTCGGCTACGGGGCCATCCAGCTGCTGGACGGCGACGGGCTCCGGCGGGTGTCCGACGCCTGA
- the orn gene encoding oligoribonuclease, producing MADSAANNLVWIDCEMTGLDLTSDKLIEVAVVVTDSQLNVLDPGLDVIIHAEDADLAGMADVVTEMHARSGLTEEVRASTVTLEEAQAQVLAYVKRFVPERRTAPLCGNSIGTDRGFLARDMPELDDHLHYRMIDVSSIKELGRRWFPRVYFAQPPKGLAHRALADILESIRELAYYRQTLFVPEPGPTSDQAQAAATDVVTAFAPLLSAEAEPVATPGSSEG from the coding sequence GTGGCCGACAGTGCAGCGAACAACCTGGTCTGGATCGACTGTGAGATGACCGGGCTCGACCTGACCAGCGACAAGCTCATCGAGGTCGCGGTCGTGGTCACCGACTCCCAGCTCAACGTGCTCGACCCGGGCCTGGACGTGATCATCCACGCCGAGGACGCCGACCTGGCCGGCATGGCCGACGTGGTCACCGAGATGCACGCCCGGTCCGGGCTCACCGAGGAGGTCCGCGCCTCGACGGTCACCCTCGAGGAGGCCCAGGCGCAGGTGCTCGCCTACGTGAAGCGGTTCGTCCCCGAACGGCGCACCGCCCCGTTGTGCGGCAACTCGATCGGCACCGACCGCGGCTTCCTCGCCCGGGACATGCCCGAGCTCGACGACCACCTGCACTACCGGATGATCGACGTCTCCTCGATCAAGGAGCTGGGCCGTCGCTGGTTCCCGCGGGTGTACTTCGCCCAGCCGCCCAAGGGCCTGGCCCACCGGGCGCTGGCCGACATCCTGGAGTCGATCCGGGAGCTCGCCTACTACCGGCAGACCCTCTTCGTGCCCGAGCCGGGACCCACGAGCGACCAGGCCCAGGCGGCGGCCACGGACGTCGTGACCGCCTTCGCGCCGCTGCTCTCGGCCGAGGCCGAGCCGGTGGCGACCCCGGGCTCGTCGGAGGGCTGA
- a CDS encoding antibiotic biosynthesis monooxygenase, protein MYAVVYRWRLRPGSEEQFRDGWERVTRAIHTRCGSYGSRLHRAADGTWVAYARWPDAATRELCAFDEPEGERLMSESVAERFPELTLELVSDLLAEPTAS, encoded by the coding sequence GTGTACGCGGTGGTGTACCGGTGGCGGCTGCGGCCGGGCAGCGAGGAGCAGTTCCGGGACGGCTGGGAGCGGGTCACCCGCGCGATCCACACCCGTTGCGGCAGCTACGGGTCCCGCCTGCACCGGGCGGCCGACGGCACGTGGGTCGCCTACGCCCGCTGGCCGGACGCGGCCACCAGGGAGCTCTGCGCCTTCGACGAACCCGAGGGAGAGCGGTTGATGTCGGAGTCGGTGGCGGAACGGTTCCCCGAGCTGACCCTGGAGCTGGTCAGCGACCTGCTGGCCGAGCCGACCGCGTCCTGA